Proteins co-encoded in one Methanothermobacter sp. genomic window:
- a CDS encoding TIGR00303 family protein: MFKELKVYGSEDFLHEVKDKKPLFLCVLATTATSHIPGITGAGASPDLTEYTPAADVELIVHEAPLCLPEIPKTVVEGGSTPTPAVITKACIELADIPFLVADAGARIKPNLPYILINEKPGDDIRTGKAVDNPRKIFENGKMLGKMLSGLTEHLIIGESTPAGTTTALGVLTALGYDASFKVSASLPENPHNLKRDVVKEGLKNAGIKWGEKVEDPFRAVEAVGDPMIPAIAGICMGTDIPITLAGGTQMTAICAFIKAIEEDFDFSRTPIATTIFVAEDETSNINQIVGQIDDITIYAVDPGFEKATHKGLHGYLTGSVKEGVGAGGMLLEALLKGVSMDAIRDKIDELCHKLF, encoded by the coding sequence ATGTTCAAAGAATTGAAGGTTTATGGGTCTGAAGATTTCCTCCATGAAGTAAAGGATAAGAAACCATTATTTCTATGTGTACTTGCAACTACAGCCACTTCACATATCCCAGGTATAACAGGGGCTGGTGCTAGTCCCGATCTTACAGAATATACTCCAGCAGCTGACGTTGAATTGATAGTCCATGAAGCCCCCCTATGTCTTCCCGAAATACCTAAGACTGTAGTGGAAGGAGGATCAACACCCACTCCAGCAGTAATAACAAAAGCATGCATAGAATTGGCTGATATACCATTCCTTGTAGCAGATGCAGGTGCTCGGATAAAACCTAATCTACCATATATCCTTATCAATGAAAAACCAGGAGATGACATACGCACTGGGAAGGCTGTGGATAATCCGAGAAAAATATTTGAAAATGGTAAAATGCTTGGAAAGATGTTATCTGGCCTAACAGAGCATCTCATAATAGGTGAAAGCACACCCGCGGGCACCACCACAGCACTGGGAGTTTTAACGGCCCTAGGGTATGATGCAAGTTTTAAAGTGAGCGCAAGTCTTCCTGAAAACCCACATAATCTTAAAAGGGACGTGGTCAAGGAAGGATTAAAGAATGCTGGTATAAAATGGGGTGAGAAGGTTGAGGATCCATTTAGGGCTGTTGAGGCTGTTGGGGATCCTATGATACCTGCTATAGCTGGTATATGCATGGGAACTGATATACCTATTACTTTAGCTGGTGGAACTCAGATGACGGCCATATGCGCTTTTATCAAAGCCATTGAGGAAGACTTTGATTTTTCAAGGACGCCCATCGCAACAACAATTTTTGTGGCCGAGGATGAAACATCAAATATTAATCAGATAGTTGGGCAGATAGATGATATAACAATCTATGCTGTGGATCCTGGTTTTGAAAAAGCTACACATAAAGGTTTGCATGGTTATCTCACAGGATCTGTTAAAGAGGGTGTTGGTGCGGGTGGCATGCTACTTGAAGCTCTTTTAAAGGGTGTGAGCATGGACGCCATAAGGGATAAGATTGATGAATTATGTCACAAGTTATTTTAA
- a CDS encoding undecaprenyl-diphosphate phosphatase, whose translation MDSLEIIQAIILGIVQGATEFLPVSSSAHLVIVPYLIGVNYSDIAFDTLLHIATLVAVIGYFRVEVLDILKGFFSSLRDIPQGIFSEGIKNEPIKRLSWFIIIGSIPAGLMGVFFKDFFEGLFNNLFAVGSLLIVTGFILWGSEILYRRFPRKRLFDNMNLVDVLLIGFAQGCAIMPGISRSGATVATGLSLGLEREFMARYSFLLSIPAIFGALLVQLKDIVGGFHFETQSFTLGFIAAAVSGYLAIKYFLKFIRTKNLVLFSCYCWIIGGLTLLISLL comes from the coding sequence GTGGATTCATTGGAAATTATACAAGCGATAATATTAGGGATAGTTCAAGGTGCTACCGAGTTTTTACCCGTAAGTAGTTCTGCCCATCTTGTAATAGTACCCTATCTTATCGGTGTGAATTATTCAGATATTGCGTTTGACACCCTTCTTCATATAGCTACTCTTGTTGCTGTTATCGGATATTTCAGAGTTGAAGTGTTGGATATTCTTAAAGGCTTTTTTTCGAGCCTCCGAGATATCCCGCAGGGGATTTTTAGTGAAGGGATTAAAAATGAGCCTATCAAAAGATTGTCCTGGTTTATAATAATTGGGAGCATCCCCGCAGGTTTAATGGGTGTTTTTTTCAAGGATTTTTTCGAGGGCCTTTTCAATAATTTGTTTGCAGTCGGATCATTACTTATCGTCACAGGTTTCATATTATGGGGTTCTGAGATACTATATAGGCGATTTCCGAGGAAAAGACTCTTTGATAATATGAACTTGGTTGATGTTCTTTTGATCGGTTTTGCCCAAGGTTGCGCTATAATGCCTGGTATATCCCGTTCAGGAGCGACTGTAGCAACTGGTTTATCGCTTGGACTTGAAAGGGAGTTCATGGCAAGGTACAGTTTTTTATTGTCTATACCTGCAATATTTGGGGCCTTATTAGTCCAATTAAAGGATATAGTGGGAGGATTCCATTTTGAAACCCAGAGTTTCACATTAGGATTTATCGCAGCCGCAGTTTCCGGTTATTTGGCTATTAAATATTTCTTGAAGTTTATAAGAACGAAAAATCTTGTTTTGTTCTCCTGTTATTGTTGGATAATAGGAGGTTTAACACTTCTTATAAGCCTCTTATAA
- the ilvE gene encoding branched-chain-amino-acid transaminase: MLSNKGKIWFNNQFIEWDKAKIHVLSHVVHYGSSVFEGIRCYKNRKGSAIFRLEDHVKRLFDSAKIYMIDIPYTEEEICEAVIETVKVNNLKECYIRPIVFRGYKELGVNPLNCPVEVVIAAWEWGSYLGQEALEEGVDVGVSTWRRMAPNTLPNMAKAGGNYLNSQLVKMEAIKHGYDEGIMLDYNGMVSEGSGENIFIVKDGELYTPPVSSSLLPGITRDSVIRLANEMDINVREERIPREMLYLADELFFTGTAAEITPIRSVDGIKIGDGRRGPLTEKLQENFFKILRAETEDRFEWLTYIE; this comes from the coding sequence ATGTTGTCCAATAAAGGGAAGATATGGTTTAACAATCAATTTATAGAGTGGGACAAAGCAAAAATACACGTACTCTCACATGTAGTACACTATGGATCCAGCGTATTTGAAGGGATTAGATGCTATAAGAACAGAAAAGGATCTGCAATTTTCCGCTTGGAAGACCATGTCAAGAGACTGTTTGATTCAGCCAAAATATATATGATTGATATCCCCTATACCGAAGAAGAAATATGTGAAGCTGTAATTGAAACTGTCAAGGTTAACAATCTCAAGGAATGTTATATAAGGCCTATTGTTTTCCGAGGGTATAAAGAGCTTGGTGTGAACCCCCTCAATTGTCCAGTAGAGGTTGTGATCGCAGCATGGGAATGGGGAAGTTACCTTGGACAAGAAGCATTAGAAGAGGGTGTTGATGTTGGAGTTTCAACTTGGAGGCGGATGGCACCAAACACCCTCCCAAACATGGCTAAAGCCGGTGGAAATTATCTCAACTCTCAACTAGTGAAGATGGAAGCTATAAAACACGGTTATGACGAGGGTATAATGCTCGACTACAATGGGATGGTAAGTGAAGGCAGTGGAGAAAACATTTTCATAGTAAAGGATGGTGAATTATACACTCCACCAGTATCCTCTTCACTATTACCTGGAATAACAAGGGATTCCGTTATAAGATTAGCCAATGAAATGGATATCAACGTGAGAGAAGAGCGCATACCACGTGAAATGTTATATTTAGCAGATGAACTGTTCTTCACAGGAACAGCAGCTGAGATAACCCCCATAAGATCAGTTGATGGTATCAAAATTGGAGATGGAAGAAGAGGCCCCCTAACAGAAAAACTCCAAGAAAATTTCTTCAAAATTCTAAGAGCAGAAACGGAGGACAGATTTGAATGGTTAACATACATTGAATAA